The genomic window TTTTTATAGTCTCCAAAAATAACTACTCCGACAGAATCTCTTTCAAGGTTTAAAGCCATTCCAGTTATTCCACCTTCGAATTCTATTAACTCGCCATACATTACCTCGCTCAACCCATGAATCCTCGCGATACCATCGGATAAAAATACGATAGTTCCCTCGTTGGACTCTTGTGTTGAAGACTCTAAATTATTAATTCTTTCTTTTATTATTTGACTTATTTCTGAAGGATTTAAATTATCCATACATCACCTTTTAGTTTCTTAATTGAGCTTTTAAAGACTCAAGTTTGTTTTTTAAAGAAAGATCAATTACTTGATCTTCATATGAAATTTTCATACCGCCTATCAAAGTTTCATCGATTGTTGATGAAATTATGATGTCTGCTTCCAATCGTTTTTGCATAGCAATTTTTATTTTCTCTAGCTGATCTGACTCTAGATCAAAAGCTGAAGAAACAATAACGTTTTTTTGATTCCTTTTTTTCGCTACCAAATCTAAAAAATTAAAAATAATATTGTCGAGAATTTTCAATCTATTAGCATCGCCAAGAGCTTTTAAAAAATTTATTGTCTTTGCAGTGACTTCGCCTTCAAAAATAGCTACAAATTTTTCAGTTTTTTCTCGCTGCGAAATATCTGGAGTTTCAATTAATGACTTTATCTGTTTTTCTTGAAAAGCTGATGAAATCATCGCCAAATCTTTGATCCAACTATCAGTTGAATTGTCTTGTTCAGAAATCTCGAATATAGCTTCAGCATAAGGTCTAGATTGAGTTAAATATTCAGACATTAAAGCTCCTTTATTAAGTCGTCTATAATCTCTTTATTGGATTCTGCGTTAACTTCTTTTTCAAGAATTTTTGTTGCGCCTGCAAGCACTAAAGAAGCAACTTCTTGTTTTAAAGTTTCTTTGGCTTTTGAAACGTTTTGTTCTATGTCTGCTTCAGCTGCAATTTTAATCTTTTGCTGTTCTTCTATTGCTTGAGTTTTTGCCTCTTCGATAATTTGATCGCCCCTTGTGCCTGCCTGATTTAATAAAGTAGAAGCTTCAGATTTAGCGTCTTCAATCATTTTTCTAGATTGGTCTTGTGCTTCCTCAAGTTTTTTTTGAGACTCACTCGCGGCTTCTAAGCCTTTAGAAATTTCATCTCTTCTCTCGTCCAAGATGGAAGAAAAACTGGGCCAAAGGTATCTATAAGTAATAAATATAAAAATACTAAAGGCAAGTAGCTCAGCAAAAAAAGTAGCGTTGACGTTCATGCTTTAGGTAAATAAGAACAAAAGCCCAACTGCTAGAGAGATTACTGGCAAAGCATCGATTAATCCCATTGCAATTAAAAGCTGTCCAAAAAGTAAACCTTGTAATTCAGGTTGTCTGGCTAAAGCTTCTATGTATTTTGAAGTTAAAGTTCCTATACCGATTCCGGCACCCAGAGCGCCAAAACCGGTAAGTATGGCTCCCGCAATCAATCTTAACTCTTCCATTTTTTTCTCCTTGTTTTATTGGCTAGTGTTTTGTACAAGCCAGGTTAATGTAAGCTATGGTCAGCATCATAAATATATATGCCTGCAAAGCAATAATAAGAATGTGAAACAACGCCCACGCCAAATTCATTATAAGCCCTGGGAAAAACCAAAGGGTTTGTCCAAACGACATCAAGAACTGTCCAAACATAATTCCAATCAAAATAAAAATCATTTCTCCAGCAAACAAATTTCCATATAGCCTTAAAGCCAAAGCAACATGTTTAGAGAAGTACCCAACCAATTCAATTGGGTTTATGAATTCTTTTAAGAATCCTAAAATACCGTGGTTAGCTATGGTGTAGTAAGTTACAAAAAACATAACTACCAACGCTAGTGCGAGCGGCGCGTTTACATCTGCAGTGGGTAACACTTTGAAATAATCGATTCCGCTTCCAGAAGCGCCTACAAAATTTGTCAATTCTACTGGCAATAAATCCATTAAGTTCCAAGATAAAATCCAAACACAAGATGTAAATGCCAAGGGGCCAACAATTTTCGAAGTGCCATGAAAATTTGTACTTACCGCGTTACTGATGAATTCAAAAACAAACTCAGCAAAGTTTTGTAATTTTCCGGGAACCCCCCTTTTTGCCGCACTTACCACCAACCCAAAGAAGCCAAAAAAGATAATTCCTAGAATTGACGACATAAAAATTGTATCTAAATGAAAAGCCCAAAAACCCATTTCAGTGACCTTGCAAGAAGATTCTGAAAATAACGATTGTTGATGATTGGCAAACCCCCAACTTTGTGTTTTTTCACACCAGCCGTAAGTTAAATTTGTTAGGTGATGGCTAATATAGTCTGAAGTCGGCGTTAAATCCGCTGAAGTTGAAGGATCTATAAGGTTTTTCTCGGCCATAATTTCTTGGGCATCGCATTATAGTTAGGTCTGACTTAACTATTCAAGAATAATATGAGATTTTTTTTATTTATTGTTCTTTTTTCAAAGACTTAATTATCGAATCAAGTTGCTCTAAGTTTCTATAAACAAAAGTTATCTTTCCCGATCCATTTTTTTTATGTGAAATCGTTACAGACGAGCCAAGGCAATCGCTTAATTCGTTCTCTAAATTCAATAAATTTGGATCTTTTTTGGAAGTAACTTTGCGATTCTTTTGAGACTGGTAATTATTCACCAGGGCTTCGGTTTGTCTCACTGATAGACCATTTTTACTAATCTTTTTTGCAAAGCTTTCTTGGATGTCCTCGGGCAAACTTAGTAATGGCCTTGCATGACCCATATTTAAAACTCCTTCTTGAAGCAAGTCTTGAACTTCTTTTGATAATTGAAGCAGCCTTATACTGTTGGCCACAGCCGCCCTCGATTTTCCAAGCGACTTACCCAAATCATCTTGGGTAAGATTGAATTCTTTTTGAAGTCTTTGTATGCCCCTCGCTTCATCAATGGGGTTTAAATCTTCTCTTTGTAAATTTTCTATTAATCCAATTTTATTGATTTCTTCGTCGCTGACTTCTTTTACTACTACTGGTGCTTGCTCTAAGCCAGCCAATCTTGCAGCTCTAAGTCTTCTCTCGCCCGCGATTAACTCATAACCCCCGCCCGCAGTCTGCCTAACTATTAAGGGTTGGATAATCCCTTGAGAAAGAATTGACTCTTTTAGTTCATCTAATTTCTCATCGTTAATTACAGTTCTTGGTTGAAATCTACTGAATTTTATTTTTTCTATTTCAACACTTAGAACGCTAACTTTTTTTCCATCTAAGCTAATTTCT from SAR86 cluster bacterium includes these protein-coding regions:
- a CDS encoding ParB/RepB/Spo0J family partition protein, whose translation is MNSENNKRAKRGLGALLGTEISLDGKKVSVLSVEIEKIKFSRFQPRTVINDEKLDELKESILSQGIIQPLIVRQTAGGGYELIAGERRLRAARLAGLEQAPVVVKEVSDEEINKIGLIENLQREDLNPIDEARGIQRLQKEFNLTQDDLGKSLGKSRAAVANSIRLLQLSKEVQDLLQEGVLNMGHARPLLSLPEDIQESFAKKISKNGLSVRQTEALVNNYQSQKNRKVTSKKDPNLLNLENELSDCLGSSVTISHKKNGSGKITFVYRNLEQLDSIIKSLKKEQ
- the atpB gene encoding F0F1 ATP synthase subunit A, whose amino-acid sequence is MAEKNLIDPSTSADLTPTSDYISHHLTNLTYGWCEKTQSWGFANHQQSLFSESSCKVTEMGFWAFHLDTIFMSSILGIIFFGFFGLVVSAAKRGVPGKLQNFAEFVFEFISNAVSTNFHGTSKIVGPLAFTSCVWILSWNLMDLLPVELTNFVGASGSGIDYFKVLPTADVNAPLALALVVMFFVTYYTIANHGILGFLKEFINPIELVGYFSKHVALALRLYGNLFAGEMIFILIGIMFGQFLMSFGQTLWFFPGLIMNLAWALFHILIIALQAYIFMMLTIAYINLACTKH
- the atpE gene encoding F0F1 ATP synthase subunit C, producing MEELRLIAGAILTGFGALGAGIGIGTLTSKYIEALARQPELQGLLFGQLLIAMGLIDALPVISLAVGLLFLFT
- a CDS encoding F0F1 ATP synthase subunit delta, with protein sequence MSEYLTQSRPYAEAIFEISEQDNSTDSWIKDLAMISSAFQEKQIKSLIETPDISQREKTEKFVAIFEGEVTAKTINFLKALGDANRLKILDNIIFNFLDLVAKKRNQKNVIVSSAFDLESDQLEKIKIAMQKRLEADIIISSTIDETLIGGMKISYEDQVIDLSLKNKLESLKAQLRN
- a CDS encoding F0F1 ATP synthase subunit B; protein product: MNVNATFFAELLAFSIFIFITYRYLWPSFSSILDERRDEISKGLEAASESQKKLEEAQDQSRKMIEDAKSEASTLLNQAGTRGDQIIEEAKTQAIEEQQKIKIAAEADIEQNVSKAKETLKQEVASLVLAGATKILEKEVNAESNKEIIDDLIKEL